The following coding sequences lie in one Pseudorca crassidens isolate mPseCra1 chromosome 2, mPseCra1.hap1, whole genome shotgun sequence genomic window:
- the DEPDC1 gene encoding DEP domain-containing protein 1A isoform X4 — MENQGVPPGPYRATRLWNEVTTSFRAGMPLRKHRQHFKKYGNCFTAGEAVDWLYDLLRNNSNFGPEVTRQQTIQLLRKFLKNHVIEDIKGKWGSENLDDNSQLFRFPANSPLKTLPQRHPELRKNRIENFSKDKDSIFKLRNLSRRTPKKHGLHFSQENAEKMSCEIINEHQENSIDNREISQKDVEEAWRYVILIYLQTILGVSSLEEVINPKQVIPQCIMYNMTNTSKHGVVILQDKSDDLPHWVLSAMKCLANWPRSNDMNNPTYVGFERDVFRTIADYFLDLPEPLLTFEYYELFVNILGLLQPHLERVAIDALQLCCLLLPPPNRRRLQLLMRMISRMSQNVDMPQLHDAMGTRSLMIHTFSRCVLRCAEEVDLDELLAARLVSFLMDHQQEILQVPSYLQTAVEKHLDYLRKGHIKNPGDGVIAPLPTYSYCKQISAQEFDEQKVSTSQAAVAELLENIIKNKSLPVKEKRKKLKQFQKEYPLIYQKRFPTSESEAALFGDKPTIKQPMLILRKPKFRSLRY, encoded by the exons TGGAATGAAGTTACCACATCTTTTCGAGCGGGAATGCCTCTAAGGAAACACAggcaacactttaaaaaatatggcaATTGTTTTACAGCAGGAGAAGCAGTAGACTGGCTTTATGACCTATTAAGAAATAATAGCAATTTTGGTCCTGAGGTTACAAGGCAACAGACTATCCAGCTATTGAGAAAATTTCTGAAGAACCATGTCATTGAAGATATCAAAGGCAAATGGGGATCAGAAAATCTTGATGACAACAGTCAGCTATTCAG ATTTCCTGCAAATTCTCCACTTAAAACTCTTCCACAAAGGCATCCAGAATTGAgaaaaaacagaatagagaactttTCCAAAGATAaagatagtatttttaaattacgaAACTTATCTCGGAGAACTCCTAAAAAGCATGGATTACATTTCTCTCAG gaaaatgcagagaaaatgaGCTGTGAAATAATCAATGAACATCAAGAAAACTCCATTGATAATagagaaataagccagaaagatGTTGAAGAAGCTTGGAGATATGTTATTCTGATCTA CCTGCAAACAATTTTAGGTGTGTCATCCCTAGAAGAAGTCATAAATCCCAAGCAAGTAATTCCTCAAtgtataatgtacaacatgaccaATACAAGTAAGCACGGAGTAGTTATACTGCAAGACAAATCAG ATGACCTTCCTCACTGGGTATTATCTGCCATGAAGTGCCTAGCAAATT GGCCAAGAAGTAATGATATGAATAATCCAACTTATGTTGGATTTGAACGAGATGTATTCAGAACAATTGCAGATTATTTTCTAGATCTCCCTGAACCTCTACTTACCTTTGAATATTATGAATTATTTGTGAACATTTTGG GTTTGCTACAACCTCATTTAGAGAGGGTTGCCATCGATGCACTACAGTTGTGTTGTTTGTTACTTCCCCCACCAAATCGTAGACGGCTTCAACTTTTAATGCGCATGATTTCGCGAATGAGTCAAAATGTTGATATGCCCCAACTTCATGATGCAATGGGTACAAGGTCACTG ATGATACATACTTTCTCTCGGTGTGTGTTACGCTGTGCTGAAGAAGTAGATCTTGATGAGCTTCTTGCTGCACGATTAGTTTCTTTCTTGATGGATCATCAACAGGAAATTCTCCAAGTACCCTCTTACCTACAGACTGCAGTGGAGAAACATCTTGACTACTTAAGAAAGGGCCAT ATTAAAAATCCTGGAGATGGAGTGATTGCTCCTTTGCCAACTTATTCATACTGTAAACAAATTAGTGCTCAGGAGTTTGATGAACAAAAAGTTTCTACCTCTCAAGCTGCAGTTGCAGAACTTTTagagaatattattaaaaataagagtttgcctgtgaaggagaaaaggaaaaaactaaaacag TTTCAGAAGGAATATCCCTTGATATATCAGAAAAGATTTCCAACCTCTGAAAGTGAAGCAGCACTTTTTGGTGACAAACCTACAATCAAGCAACCAATGCTAATTTTAAGAAAACCAAAGTTTCGTAGTTTAAGATACTAA
- the DEPDC1 gene encoding DEP domain-containing protein 1A isoform X2 produces the protein MPLRKHRQHFKKYGNCFTAGEAVDWLYDLLRNNSNFGPEVTRQQTIQLLRKFLKNHVIEDIKGKWGSENLDDNSQLFRFPANSPLKTLPQRHPELRKNRIENFSKDKDSIFKLRNLSRRTPKKHGLHFSQENAEKMSCEIINEHQENSIDNREISQKDVEEAWRYVILIYLQTILGVSSLEEVINPKQVIPQCIMYNMTNTSKHGVVILQDKSDDLPHWVLSAMKCLANWPRSNDMNNPTYVGFERDVFRTIADYFLDLPEPLLTFEYYELFVNILVVCGYVTVSDRPSGIHKIQDDPQSSKILHLNSLNSFKSTECLLLSLLHKDKNKEESDTTERLQISDQGFQENYAKKMQLVNLKNRRASVNDIMGGSCHNLIGLSSMHVLSSSIKPRCYSLEGIIDLPGSSSKEVSSVFHQSVLNIKGQNNKQFLESETKQESLMHLHSEESIQKPLCVGFKRTSTLTVQDQEELCNGKCKSKQLCRSQSLLLRSSTRRNSYINMPVAEIIMKPNLGQGSTSVQTAMEGELGESSTTVNKRLCKSTIELSENSLPPASSMLTGTQSLLQPHLERVAIDALQLCCLLLPPPNRRRLQLLMRMISRMSQNVDMPQLHDAMGTRSLMIHTFSRCVLRCAEEVDLDELLAARLVSFLMDHQQEILQVPSYLQTAVEKHLDYLRKGHIKNPGDGVIAPLPTYSYCKQISAQEFDEQKVSTSQAAVAELLENIIKNKSLPVKEKRKKLKQFQKEYPLIYQKRFPTSESEAALFGDKPTIKQPMLILRKPKFRSLRY, from the exons ATGCCTCTAAGGAAACACAggcaacactttaaaaaatatggcaATTGTTTTACAGCAGGAGAAGCAGTAGACTGGCTTTATGACCTATTAAGAAATAATAGCAATTTTGGTCCTGAGGTTACAAGGCAACAGACTATCCAGCTATTGAGAAAATTTCTGAAGAACCATGTCATTGAAGATATCAAAGGCAAATGGGGATCAGAAAATCTTGATGACAACAGTCAGCTATTCAG ATTTCCTGCAAATTCTCCACTTAAAACTCTTCCACAAAGGCATCCAGAATTGAgaaaaaacagaatagagaactttTCCAAAGATAaagatagtatttttaaattacgaAACTTATCTCGGAGAACTCCTAAAAAGCATGGATTACATTTCTCTCAG gaaaatgcagagaaaatgaGCTGTGAAATAATCAATGAACATCAAGAAAACTCCATTGATAATagagaaataagccagaaagatGTTGAAGAAGCTTGGAGATATGTTATTCTGATCTA CCTGCAAACAATTTTAGGTGTGTCATCCCTAGAAGAAGTCATAAATCCCAAGCAAGTAATTCCTCAAtgtataatgtacaacatgaccaATACAAGTAAGCACGGAGTAGTTATACTGCAAGACAAATCAG ATGACCTTCCTCACTGGGTATTATCTGCCATGAAGTGCCTAGCAAATT GGCCAAGAAGTAATGATATGAATAATCCAACTTATGTTGGATTTGAACGAGATGTATTCAGAACAATTGCAGATTATTTTCTAGATCTCCCTGAACCTCTACTTACCTTTGAATATTATGAATTATTTGTGAACATTTTGG TTGTTTGTGGCTACGTCACAGTTTCAGATAGACCCAGTGGGATACATAAAATCCAAGATGATCCACAGTCTTCAAAAATCCTTCACTTAAACAGTCTGAATTCCTTCAAATCAACTGAGTGTCTTCTTCTCAGTCTGCTtcataaagacaaaaacaaagaagaatcaGATACTACTGAGAGACTGCAGATAAGTGATCAAGGATTTCAAGAAAACTATGCTAAGAAAATGCAGctagttaatttaaaaaacagaagagcCAGTGTTAATGACATAATGGGAGGAAGTTGTCATAATTTAATAGGCTTAAGTAGTATGCATGTTCTATCCTCTAGCATCAAACCAAGGTGCTATTCATTAGAAGGAATTATAGATTTACCAGGGAGTTCAAGTAAAGAGGTCTCCAGTGTCTTCCATCAATCTGTTCTGAacataaaaggacaaaataataaacaatttttaGAGTCTGAGACCAAACAGGAATCCCTAATGCATCTTCATTCAGAGGAAAGTATTCAAAAACCACTCTGTGTTGGTTTTAAAAGAACCTCTACTTTGACCGTTCAAGACCAAGAGGAGTTATGTAATGGAAAGTGCAAGTCAAAACAGCTTTGTAGATCTCAGAGTTTACTTTTAAGAAGTAGTACAAGAAGGAATAGTTATATTAATATGCCAGTGGCTGAAATTATCATGAAACCAAATCTTGGACAAGGCAGCACAAGTGTGCAAACAGCTATGGAAGGTGAACTCGGAGAGTCTAGTACCACAGTCAATAAAAGACTCTGCAAAAGTACAATAGAACTTTCAGAAAACTCTTTACCTCCAGCTTCCTCTATGTTGACTGGCACACAAA GTTTGCTACAACCTCATTTAGAGAGGGTTGCCATCGATGCACTACAGTTGTGTTGTTTGTTACTTCCCCCACCAAATCGTAGACGGCTTCAACTTTTAATGCGCATGATTTCGCGAATGAGTCAAAATGTTGATATGCCCCAACTTCATGATGCAATGGGTACAAGGTCACTG ATGATACATACTTTCTCTCGGTGTGTGTTACGCTGTGCTGAAGAAGTAGATCTTGATGAGCTTCTTGCTGCACGATTAGTTTCTTTCTTGATGGATCATCAACAGGAAATTCTCCAAGTACCCTCTTACCTACAGACTGCAGTGGAGAAACATCTTGACTACTTAAGAAAGGGCCAT ATTAAAAATCCTGGAGATGGAGTGATTGCTCCTTTGCCAACTTATTCATACTGTAAACAAATTAGTGCTCAGGAGTTTGATGAACAAAAAGTTTCTACCTCTCAAGCTGCAGTTGCAGAACTTTTagagaatattattaaaaataagagtttgcctgtgaaggagaaaaggaaaaaactaaaacag TTTCAGAAGGAATATCCCTTGATATATCAGAAAAGATTTCCAACCTCTGAAAGTGAAGCAGCACTTTTTGGTGACAAACCTACAATCAAGCAACCAATGCTAATTTTAAGAAAACCAAAGTTTCGTAGTTTAAGATACTAA
- the DEPDC1 gene encoding DEP domain-containing protein 1A isoform X1 — protein sequence MAGPTVVGGCAAAGFSGAECRLAPPCRAPGADRPSGPVGGMENQGVPPGPYRATRLWNEVTTSFRAGMPLRKHRQHFKKYGNCFTAGEAVDWLYDLLRNNSNFGPEVTRQQTIQLLRKFLKNHVIEDIKGKWGSENLDDNSQLFRFPANSPLKTLPQRHPELRKNRIENFSKDKDSIFKLRNLSRRTPKKHGLHFSQENAEKMSCEIINEHQENSIDNREISQKDVEEAWRYVILIYLQTILGVSSLEEVINPKQVIPQCIMYNMTNTSKHGVVILQDKSDDLPHWVLSAMKCLANWPRSNDMNNPTYVGFERDVFRTIADYFLDLPEPLLTFEYYELFVNILVVCGYVTVSDRPSGIHKIQDDPQSSKILHLNSLNSFKSTECLLLSLLHKDKNKEESDTTERLQISDQGFQENYAKKMQLVNLKNRRASVNDIMGGSCHNLIGLSSMHVLSSSIKPRCYSLEGIIDLPGSSSKEVSSVFHQSVLNIKGQNNKQFLESETKQESLMHLHSEESIQKPLCVGFKRTSTLTVQDQEELCNGKCKSKQLCRSQSLLLRSSTRRNSYINMPVAEIIMKPNLGQGSTSVQTAMEGELGESSTTVNKRLCKSTIELSENSLPPASSMLTGTQSLLQPHLERVAIDALQLCCLLLPPPNRRRLQLLMRMISRMSQNVDMPQLHDAMGTRSLMIHTFSRCVLRCAEEVDLDELLAARLVSFLMDHQQEILQVPSYLQTAVEKHLDYLRKGHIKNPGDGVIAPLPTYSYCKQISAQEFDEQKVSTSQAAVAELLENIIKNKSLPVKEKRKKLKQFQKEYPLIYQKRFPTSESEAALFGDKPTIKQPMLILRKPKFRSLRY from the exons TGGAATGAAGTTACCACATCTTTTCGAGCGGGAATGCCTCTAAGGAAACACAggcaacactttaaaaaatatggcaATTGTTTTACAGCAGGAGAAGCAGTAGACTGGCTTTATGACCTATTAAGAAATAATAGCAATTTTGGTCCTGAGGTTACAAGGCAACAGACTATCCAGCTATTGAGAAAATTTCTGAAGAACCATGTCATTGAAGATATCAAAGGCAAATGGGGATCAGAAAATCTTGATGACAACAGTCAGCTATTCAG ATTTCCTGCAAATTCTCCACTTAAAACTCTTCCACAAAGGCATCCAGAATTGAgaaaaaacagaatagagaactttTCCAAAGATAaagatagtatttttaaattacgaAACTTATCTCGGAGAACTCCTAAAAAGCATGGATTACATTTCTCTCAG gaaaatgcagagaaaatgaGCTGTGAAATAATCAATGAACATCAAGAAAACTCCATTGATAATagagaaataagccagaaagatGTTGAAGAAGCTTGGAGATATGTTATTCTGATCTA CCTGCAAACAATTTTAGGTGTGTCATCCCTAGAAGAAGTCATAAATCCCAAGCAAGTAATTCCTCAAtgtataatgtacaacatgaccaATACAAGTAAGCACGGAGTAGTTATACTGCAAGACAAATCAG ATGACCTTCCTCACTGGGTATTATCTGCCATGAAGTGCCTAGCAAATT GGCCAAGAAGTAATGATATGAATAATCCAACTTATGTTGGATTTGAACGAGATGTATTCAGAACAATTGCAGATTATTTTCTAGATCTCCCTGAACCTCTACTTACCTTTGAATATTATGAATTATTTGTGAACATTTTGG TTGTTTGTGGCTACGTCACAGTTTCAGATAGACCCAGTGGGATACATAAAATCCAAGATGATCCACAGTCTTCAAAAATCCTTCACTTAAACAGTCTGAATTCCTTCAAATCAACTGAGTGTCTTCTTCTCAGTCTGCTtcataaagacaaaaacaaagaagaatcaGATACTACTGAGAGACTGCAGATAAGTGATCAAGGATTTCAAGAAAACTATGCTAAGAAAATGCAGctagttaatttaaaaaacagaagagcCAGTGTTAATGACATAATGGGAGGAAGTTGTCATAATTTAATAGGCTTAAGTAGTATGCATGTTCTATCCTCTAGCATCAAACCAAGGTGCTATTCATTAGAAGGAATTATAGATTTACCAGGGAGTTCAAGTAAAGAGGTCTCCAGTGTCTTCCATCAATCTGTTCTGAacataaaaggacaaaataataaacaatttttaGAGTCTGAGACCAAACAGGAATCCCTAATGCATCTTCATTCAGAGGAAAGTATTCAAAAACCACTCTGTGTTGGTTTTAAAAGAACCTCTACTTTGACCGTTCAAGACCAAGAGGAGTTATGTAATGGAAAGTGCAAGTCAAAACAGCTTTGTAGATCTCAGAGTTTACTTTTAAGAAGTAGTACAAGAAGGAATAGTTATATTAATATGCCAGTGGCTGAAATTATCATGAAACCAAATCTTGGACAAGGCAGCACAAGTGTGCAAACAGCTATGGAAGGTGAACTCGGAGAGTCTAGTACCACAGTCAATAAAAGACTCTGCAAAAGTACAATAGAACTTTCAGAAAACTCTTTACCTCCAGCTTCCTCTATGTTGACTGGCACACAAA GTTTGCTACAACCTCATTTAGAGAGGGTTGCCATCGATGCACTACAGTTGTGTTGTTTGTTACTTCCCCCACCAAATCGTAGACGGCTTCAACTTTTAATGCGCATGATTTCGCGAATGAGTCAAAATGTTGATATGCCCCAACTTCATGATGCAATGGGTACAAGGTCACTG ATGATACATACTTTCTCTCGGTGTGTGTTACGCTGTGCTGAAGAAGTAGATCTTGATGAGCTTCTTGCTGCACGATTAGTTTCTTTCTTGATGGATCATCAACAGGAAATTCTCCAAGTACCCTCTTACCTACAGACTGCAGTGGAGAAACATCTTGACTACTTAAGAAAGGGCCAT ATTAAAAATCCTGGAGATGGAGTGATTGCTCCTTTGCCAACTTATTCATACTGTAAACAAATTAGTGCTCAGGAGTTTGATGAACAAAAAGTTTCTACCTCTCAAGCTGCAGTTGCAGAACTTTTagagaatattattaaaaataagagtttgcctgtgaaggagaaaaggaaaaaactaaaacag TTTCAGAAGGAATATCCCTTGATATATCAGAAAAGATTTCCAACCTCTGAAAGTGAAGCAGCACTTTTTGGTGACAAACCTACAATCAAGCAACCAATGCTAATTTTAAGAAAACCAAAGTTTCGTAGTTTAAGATACTAA
- the DEPDC1 gene encoding DEP domain-containing protein 1A isoform X3, with translation MENQGVPPGPYRATRLWNEVTTSFRAGMPLRKHRQHFKKYGNCFTAGEAVDWLYDLLRNNSNFGPEVTRQQTIQLLRKFLKNHVIEDIKGKWGSENLDDNSQLFRFPANSPLKTLPQRHPELRKNRIENFSKDKDSIFKLRNLSRRTPKKHGLHFSQENAEKMSCEIINEHQENSIDNREISQKDVEEAWRYVILIYLQTILGVSSLEEVINPKQVIPQCIMYNMTNTSKHGVVILQDKSDDLPHWVLSAMKCLANWPRSNDMNNPTYVGFERDVFRTIADYFLDLPEPLLTFEYYELFVNILVVCGYVTVSDRPSGIHKIQDDPQSSKILHLNSLNSFKSTECLLLSLLHKDKNKEESDTTERLQISDQGFQENYAKKMQLVNLKNRRASVNDIMGGSCHNLIGLSSMHVLSSSIKPRCYSLEGIIDLPGSSSKEVSSVFHQSVLNIKGQNNKQFLESETKQESLMHLHSEESIQKPLCVGFKRTSTLTVQDQEELCNGKCKSKQLCRSQSLLLRSSTRRNSYINMPVAEIIMKPNLGQGSTSVQTAMEGELGESSTTVNKRLCKSTIELSENSLPPASSMLTGTQSLLQPHLERVAIDALQLCCLLLPPPNRRRLQLLMRMISRMSQNVDMPQLHDAMGTRSLIKNPGDGVIAPLPTYSYCKQISAQEFDEQKVSTSQAAVAELLENIIKNKSLPVKEKRKKLKQFQKEYPLIYQKRFPTSESEAALFGDKPTIKQPMLILRKPKFRSLRY, from the exons TGGAATGAAGTTACCACATCTTTTCGAGCGGGAATGCCTCTAAGGAAACACAggcaacactttaaaaaatatggcaATTGTTTTACAGCAGGAGAAGCAGTAGACTGGCTTTATGACCTATTAAGAAATAATAGCAATTTTGGTCCTGAGGTTACAAGGCAACAGACTATCCAGCTATTGAGAAAATTTCTGAAGAACCATGTCATTGAAGATATCAAAGGCAAATGGGGATCAGAAAATCTTGATGACAACAGTCAGCTATTCAG ATTTCCTGCAAATTCTCCACTTAAAACTCTTCCACAAAGGCATCCAGAATTGAgaaaaaacagaatagagaactttTCCAAAGATAaagatagtatttttaaattacgaAACTTATCTCGGAGAACTCCTAAAAAGCATGGATTACATTTCTCTCAG gaaaatgcagagaaaatgaGCTGTGAAATAATCAATGAACATCAAGAAAACTCCATTGATAATagagaaataagccagaaagatGTTGAAGAAGCTTGGAGATATGTTATTCTGATCTA CCTGCAAACAATTTTAGGTGTGTCATCCCTAGAAGAAGTCATAAATCCCAAGCAAGTAATTCCTCAAtgtataatgtacaacatgaccaATACAAGTAAGCACGGAGTAGTTATACTGCAAGACAAATCAG ATGACCTTCCTCACTGGGTATTATCTGCCATGAAGTGCCTAGCAAATT GGCCAAGAAGTAATGATATGAATAATCCAACTTATGTTGGATTTGAACGAGATGTATTCAGAACAATTGCAGATTATTTTCTAGATCTCCCTGAACCTCTACTTACCTTTGAATATTATGAATTATTTGTGAACATTTTGG TTGTTTGTGGCTACGTCACAGTTTCAGATAGACCCAGTGGGATACATAAAATCCAAGATGATCCACAGTCTTCAAAAATCCTTCACTTAAACAGTCTGAATTCCTTCAAATCAACTGAGTGTCTTCTTCTCAGTCTGCTtcataaagacaaaaacaaagaagaatcaGATACTACTGAGAGACTGCAGATAAGTGATCAAGGATTTCAAGAAAACTATGCTAAGAAAATGCAGctagttaatttaaaaaacagaagagcCAGTGTTAATGACATAATGGGAGGAAGTTGTCATAATTTAATAGGCTTAAGTAGTATGCATGTTCTATCCTCTAGCATCAAACCAAGGTGCTATTCATTAGAAGGAATTATAGATTTACCAGGGAGTTCAAGTAAAGAGGTCTCCAGTGTCTTCCATCAATCTGTTCTGAacataaaaggacaaaataataaacaatttttaGAGTCTGAGACCAAACAGGAATCCCTAATGCATCTTCATTCAGAGGAAAGTATTCAAAAACCACTCTGTGTTGGTTTTAAAAGAACCTCTACTTTGACCGTTCAAGACCAAGAGGAGTTATGTAATGGAAAGTGCAAGTCAAAACAGCTTTGTAGATCTCAGAGTTTACTTTTAAGAAGTAGTACAAGAAGGAATAGTTATATTAATATGCCAGTGGCTGAAATTATCATGAAACCAAATCTTGGACAAGGCAGCACAAGTGTGCAAACAGCTATGGAAGGTGAACTCGGAGAGTCTAGTACCACAGTCAATAAAAGACTCTGCAAAAGTACAATAGAACTTTCAGAAAACTCTTTACCTCCAGCTTCCTCTATGTTGACTGGCACACAAA GTTTGCTACAACCTCATTTAGAGAGGGTTGCCATCGATGCACTACAGTTGTGTTGTTTGTTACTTCCCCCACCAAATCGTAGACGGCTTCAACTTTTAATGCGCATGATTTCGCGAATGAGTCAAAATGTTGATATGCCCCAACTTCATGATGCAATGGGTACAAGGTCACTG ATTAAAAATCCTGGAGATGGAGTGATTGCTCCTTTGCCAACTTATTCATACTGTAAACAAATTAGTGCTCAGGAGTTTGATGAACAAAAAGTTTCTACCTCTCAAGCTGCAGTTGCAGAACTTTTagagaatattattaaaaataagagtttgcctgtgaaggagaaaaggaaaaaactaaaacag TTTCAGAAGGAATATCCCTTGATATATCAGAAAAGATTTCCAACCTCTGAAAGTGAAGCAGCACTTTTTGGTGACAAACCTACAATCAAGCAACCAATGCTAATTTTAAGAAAACCAAAGTTTCGTAGTTTAAGATACTAA